In the Telopea speciosissima isolate NSW1024214 ecotype Mountain lineage chromosome 6, Tspe_v1, whole genome shotgun sequence genome, cctcccatgtttatgttttttattttttaaataagcaaaaaagcaacaaggtttcaaaaccccaaactggatatggtatcggcctccattgatttcaatttgaGTTTGATtgaaataaacccaaaatcgatAGGAATCAGTGATTAGTCAGAAACTCACAATCATAGTTAGCACAAAActtgtttccattttttacccttttaaacacgttttgttttttgttttccaaacATAAGGGAAAAAACGACAAATGACACCATTCCCAAATTTTGGTACCGTTTCGATTTCAACAAATTACCAGATCAGAATCAGTTCCAATGTTGATTGATTCGTATAATAGTCagaaaaaataatgaaagattaaataaagagaaaagacaaTGGGCGTCGAACAAGAAATTGAAGtaaggacggttcacccaccatcctagggttttagtatgttccaatgTCCCAATTTAAGAGGATAGAGAATGGACAAGCGAACTGAAGAATGGGATCCACTTATGTGTGTTTTTTCCCCAACGCATTCTTGTTCGTATAACTAATCTACTAACTTAATTAAACTATTGTCCGTCTTTCACGGTCCTTTTTGGAGTTTAGTTACACAATTAAGAGGTAGTAGTTAATAATAATCACAAAAAGTATCCATTTATATTCCCCTTGTTTCCTAACAATTAGACAGAGTCGTTGAGATTTATTTGAagacaatttaattaattaaacttaATGAAGGTGTTATCAAAATAATAATCTGGCAGATAATAaacacaaattttatttttttttgatagaaagaaaattcattgaATCAAAGAGTCATTACAAACATTGGCTTTTGTCTCACAAAGATAGAGAAGCCAAGGAGAGGTAAGAGGCCAAACAATCGGAGACTCTACTGAAAGGGCCGACCTGGCCAAGGAATCAGCCACAGAATTGACAGACCTTGGAACATAAGAAATGGAGCATTCAACAAAAGAtttttgaagatgaacaatatCATGAAAAATACTATCAATAGCAATCTCTGGCTCTGAAGAGGAGAGCTGGTTGATAAGACAAGAGCAATCCGATTCCACTAAGACGTTACTGAAGCCACCTCTAATATCAAGCAAAAGACCAGAGTGGATGGCAATCGCTTCGCCAATAAAAGTAGAATCGCAATGAACACCGAATGAATAAGCCGAGAGAAGAAGGCCAGAGTGATCACGAATAATGTTCCCAATATCACCTTTCCTCAAAACTTTATTCCAAACAGCATCAACGTTCAATTTAACCCAAGGAAAAGGAGGGATCCACTTGTGGGAAGGCACCTGAATATTAGATGGATGGATATCCATGGGAGGAGAAATATTGTGAGGAGTTTTGGTAACCTGATTGAATTCATGAAAAGCTTTATCTGCTGCCTTAATGACTTCAACTGGCGACCAAGAGTGATGCTTAAAAATGATATCGTTCCTTGCTCTCCAAATATACCATATTATGAACGTtgcaagagaaaagagatctTGTGCCTTTTTCTTATCAACAGAAAAAATAGGATCCCAAGCTTTAAACCAATCACTCATAGTAACTTGATCAGGAAAATTAACCACTTGGGAGAGTGACGAACCGAACCAAACAGCTTTCGAAAAAGGGCAGTTGAGAAAAATATGGCCCACCGATTCCATATCTGGTCCACATCTTTGGTATAAATTTGGGTGAGAAAAGTATGATTAATTAGAGAACATAAATGTACAATGCATTTTAATAGAACCACTATGTGCCAAATGCCAACCACCACATGAACCGTGTTTGTCTGTTAATAAACAGGTTAGTTTTATATATAGTGTTGCAAAACAATGCAAACTTTATTTGAGGAGTTCAGAAAGCTTGTTTAACACCAAAGTCACTGAGGATAATGGATTGCACAGAAAAGAGTAACAGTATACAAATCAAAGTActgtctcttctcttctttggagTAGTACTTTATTTTTGCATCTCCACCACCTCCATCTCCAATGTTTTCTCTCCATTCCAAAACTGCCAATGTCTATCACCAAACATGGTAAGGATCTTCTCACTCTCCTCCTTTTTGTTCCTTATTTTCTCAAGAAATTCAAACACTGGCCTTTCATTGGATTTTAGAATACCATGGATGTTCCAAAAGATGATCTTGAAGCAGCTCTGGAACAAGCTTCAATGGGAAACAAGACAGTTATAATTGCTATGATAAACAAAGCTTATGTTGAAGGAGACAGTCCTGAAAAGACGATGCTGGATGTGTTCTTGGAggctttctgggttggagaagaTACAATACCATTGCTCAATCACCTTCTCCTTGTTGCAGTTGATCAAACAGCCTTTGACCGCTGCAATTTTCGACGGCTTCACTGCTACAAACTTGTAACAAATGGAGTTGATTTCAGTGGAGAGGGGCTCTACATGTCTGATATTTTTGTTAAGATGATGTGGACAAGAGTTCTCTTCCTTGGTGATGTCCTCAGACATGGTTACAGCTTTATTTTCACGGTATGTTTATCAATCATCATATGACTTTCAAGAGGGATTATTTAGCTGTTTTTCTTTGGGAAGAACATTTACAATAAAACAATTACCTCATACATTAGATTACATATTAGGTacagagatgagaagaagaataatgagaGCAGGTCAAAGGATCAAATGGAAGAGAATAAATACAATAGGCTAAGACATTTCAGGACTTTGTTTGATGTTTAACAGACTCTGTTCTCAATATAGGGGAAATATGGGAGAGGAAGCTTCAGAGGTTAGGTGGTATATGAGGCTCAGCCCTTTTAGGTAGATGATGTTTGACTAAGTAATTCTTTGGTTGCAGGGTAGGTATTTGCCTGATTGGGTTAAAATGGACCAGTTGTCTTATTGGGATAGAGTGTATTATTTTGAATGATTTCAGAAAAAATGTTGTTAATCTATGATATGATTCTGTATATTTACCCACCCCAAGTCAGCCAGGTCTATGGCTATAGATTCAGCAACATATGTGATAGAGGCATTGTCTCATTTCCAGTAATAGCCATGACCAGTGTATAATTGCAGCCATGACCAGTGTATAATTGCAAAATTCAAGTTAAACCTATCCGAATTCGGTTTTTGTACTTGCCCTGTACCTGTTTGACAATGCTCTGTGTGAAGCTTGGAATTCTAAGGGCATTGGGCCCTCAAATGTGAACCCATCCAATAGCCTGCTTCACATCCAACAAGATGAACCTTCTTAGTACTCATTAGACAGGATAGAATCTGGGATTTTGCATCATGTTTATAATCTGTCCAACTTCTTGATGTTGACCATTTAATGAATTGAAGTCTTTCAGTAATCCCTTTCCATCTTTGCCATAGGATACAGATGTAATGTGGTTGAGAAATCCTTTCAAGAGGTTGAACTTAGATGAAGGAATGGACTTCCAGTTCAGCAGTGATGGTTTCAATGGCGACACATGGTCACAAGAGAACCACGTCAACACTGGTTTCTACTTCGTCAGACCAAACAACAAGACCATTGCTTTGTTCGACTCCTGGTATAACAAGAAAAACAATTCAAGAGGGATGAATGAACAGTATGTgcttgagaagatgaagaacGAGGGTGTGTTTAAACAGTTGGGGCTCAAAGTGATGTTCATGGACATACTCTATTTTAGCGGATTCTGCATTGATAGCAGAGATTTTAATGTGGTGATAACTGTCCATGCGAATTGTTGTCGTGGTGTAAAAGCCAAGGTGACTGACATGACAGTGGCACTTCAAGATTGGAAGAAGTTCAAGAGTTCCTCCGATCGCTCAATGACATTTCATTGGTCCAATCACTCGGCATGCATCAACTCATGGCATGTTTAAAAGCAATTATGTTGAGTATCTGTCATGCACAATATTCATTAGAAAGACGATCAATGCATCTGGACTCTTAAAAAAATGGCGTACCCAGTGCCTCTGGACACTACAATGTATAAGGCCGGAAATCTTGCTTATATACATGATCTATACACATGACATGCCAAGGTAGGTTTTAAGCTTTACAACCTTAATTCTGAAATTTGAGTATAGAAAAAAggcttttctgttttttgtttttggtaataaGGCTTGTTATTtgcaaggagaagattgaaacACAAGGGTTAGACTGATGCGCATGACACTATTGCCTATGAGTGATCTGTGTATACATGTATCATTTCAGCCCTCTACATAGAAAGGAATACAGGGTTAAGAGTTTAGTTTTGcattttcaacccaaaaaaaataaaattagggtaTAGTCCAACCCAGTTAAAAAGGGGGTAGTGGATTGCTGACACACTTCCATCTGCGTTCAACCAAAACCCATAAACAACACAGCAGAATACAGGATCCCTCAAACCTAAGGTCCTTTGCTTGTGCCATCCAATTACAAGGCAGGAAAAAAGTTCTTGATAAGTTGCTGCATTCTTCAATTCAATCCATGCTCTGAACTTGCTGAAAGACtaaatttaaaacttaaataaatacaaaattcaGCTTTATGTTGGTGGGGGGTTGTAAAAAAGACCTGGTTCAATACTCATCTTCAGCGACAAACCACTAAACCGCTTGCATATCAAGATCAATGATAATGATGATAATAACAGCTAACTAATGATGGCTCGTACATAAAACCATTATACATTTAAAGCTTAGAATAATACAGTAGTGAAGGGGAACTTTGAACAAATGACATGTGGTAAGTTATTGGGACCCCAGCCCACGAGTTTCCCAAGCCGTGATGATAAGATCTAACATCATGTGTTAAAAAACTTCCTTATTGTTCTCAATTTCTAGTAAAGTTTAGAAATTTGCATTTCAAATTCCATTTGCATAGATATGAGGGTAGAATTTATTCTGACgcataaatatttaaaaaaaaagagggaaaaccTTTCTACACAGCAACCACCCGTTTAAGGCCAGTCACGGGCTTGTTCAAGTCCAAGGCTATGCAACCAATAATCCATCTCTTGACCAGACAGCAAATGATCTCCTCTCCAGATATGTCCTTCCAAACAAAGCAAGGTGCGCCACATATACAGCCTCTGGACTCGAAAAAACTTCTGTTTGACATACTTTGGGGTTGGGAAGACAACAAATATTCCAATGTTCAATAACTTGCAGAGCTTAAATCCACACCAGACAGTGAAGTTCGGAAGCAGGTCCACTCTGGCCAATAAAATCTTACCTGGTATAAGAACATTATACCCGGTTGCTCAGCTGCAGGGTTTTATGAAAGTATCTTCCAGCTCAGCCATCAACACAGTCGTTTTCTGTTGCTTTATCATTCAACTTAGTTTCCATGGATCTAAAGCCTGTCAACAAATGACTACGCTTGGCATAAATGGCTGCACCCTAATGAAACTATGCTTGAACAAAAGCAAGGACATTCAATCAATACCAGCCCATTTCCTAAATGCACTGACATGCTCAAGCCTCTTAATCTGAGCCTCAGTTTTAGCTTTTGATGCCTTTAAATTTCTATACAGACCCTTGTGGAATTTTAGGAATTCTCTCTTATACTTCCACTTGTCAATATACATCCCATGCTGTATCATGTAACTTATGACTTCCATCAATCTCTCAAAGTACCCACCTCGAATAAAATTCCACAACAATAACTCTTGCAAATCTCTGTTCACCTCTAAATCTCCACTATGCAGTCGCCTCCTGATATCACCCCACAAAATTGTAATCTCACGATACATACCCAAAGAAGAATACCCATTTATCAGGTTAAAAAAAGTATGCACCGTAGGCTGTAGGTTCCTTTCCTGCATCCTTCGGTACGCCTTCAAAGCGTCCTCCATCATTTTGGCCTTGCAGAAGAAATAAATTGAAGAATCAATTTTGTAAACCAGTGAAAATGTtgctttttcttccttcctcaatTCTCGGGTCAAAGACTCTGCCAAACCTGATTTCTCAACTAAAGAGGCAGGCTTAAAATCAAAAAGATACATGCCACTTTCTTCTGGAAGACATGTTGAGATAACCTCCTCATCAGGCAAGTCTGTGAGCAAACCGGCCTTTCTCATTTGTCTTACTAATCCTTTGCCTTCTTTCAACATGTCTTCTCTGCAATAGGATCTCAATAGAGAAAAATATGTAACGGAACCAACGGGCTTACCTGCCTGTTCCATGTCATCCAAAATGTCATGGGCAGTCTCCAGCCAGCCCAACTGAACGCAAGCATTGATCACTTCAGAGCTCAAACCAGCTTCTTGGGATAAGCCCAACTCTGTTTGAATGTTAACTAGAAGCACTGATAGCTCACCAACCTTCCCATCCCTCTTGAAGCCAATAATAAGTTTGGCAAGGGCCTTGTTACTAAGTACAAGTCTCCCATCCATGAAATTAACAAGTTCGGGCTGACTGTCCACTCCACAAACAAAATTCTTCTGCAACAGCTCAGGTTCGACCTGCATTCTCAGTCCCATCCTAGGATTACCAGAACCAATTGAAACTACGCAAGGCTTTTGAAGATCCTTTCTATGGGAAGATCTTGGGTGTCTAGACAAATCCAACACTAACCCAGATGCAGCATCAATATCATCGAATTTGAAGTGCAAGCTCAGCAAACTGTCGTAGAACTGCCGATAATGGTGAAGCAACGGGACTGAAACTCCATCGACAAGGTGTCTAAATTTCTTCAGCTCATCCTTTTGTCCATTCATCTCGTGGATCTGAGCAATAATCACAATGGAGTGCGCATCAGCTACAGCTCCTACCTGTGGCATCAACTCTATTACCTGTTGAGCCTTCAACATTGATCTGAACCGTACACAGGCATCAAGAACAAGGTTGAAGATCATTGTATCAGGCTTCATCAAACTTGAGCATTTGAAACTTTTTACATTATGATCAACCTTACGATGCAGGAAACATTCACAAATCTCAGCCAAGATATTGGATGCAATACACGTCCCTACATCTGTCTTTACCATATGAATAAAGATGGTTTTCCATAAATCCATGGATAGGAGCTTATATTTTTCCATTATCAATCTGAGGATGGTGGAAGCAGGAATAGGCATTTGAGCTCTTACCAGGGAGAGAGCCAACCTGGTCAAGAAATCATGGTGAAGCAAATCCGGCTTCTCATTTACAATCAGGAGGACCAGATCATATGCCTTTCGAAGCCAATGAGAATCAGATGAATAGGACAACTCAATGACCAATTGGTTAACAAGAGAGTATTTTGGAAAACCATATAAGCCTTTGAAATCATTAAATGCCTCCCATGCTTCGTCCACTCTGTGATCCTTTAAAGCAGTTTGAAGCTTGTCCAATAAGAGTGCATTAGAGGAACCTTTCCACAAGATCCTATGAGGCTCTGTGGCAGCAGAAAATTGCTGAAAACGTGGAGTTGGAGATAATTTATGAGATATAGATGATACTAAAAACTCTGGGAACTTCGGGTTTAGGCTGCTTTCCCCAGCAAAAGTTGATCTTGCTACACTGTGCCCAATAACAGAAACAAAACATGCTCCCAATGAAGAGTTTTTGCTGAAGCAATGATGCATTAAGAGTACCCTTATCATAGTTAGTGTCATTTTCATACATTATTCAAGAAATTCATATCCACATTTCATTGATATATTGAGAGAAGATACCCTCCGAGAGGAAAGATTATAGTTGTTCCAAATGGATGCAGTATTCTGATAATAATCCATAAATGATGGTCATTCCAAAATGTCCTCTCAGGGAGTTGAAGAAACGTCCCCTTCTGACTTCAACCATCTCCTGTTTCAACAACCCAATCAAACTAATTATAAATGTCACAAgttttcttttaatctttttatTAACAATCAACCACAGAAATCAGGTAACATGCAATTAAAAGGTTGAGGCAACCTCAAACACTTGGACAAGCTCAAATGGCAGTGCTGATGGTGATAACAACATTATGAAATGTATAGCAATTGGTAACCACTGGtactatttttaaaaaatgtgtTCTTTGTATGATCGGGTTTTTGTTTCCGCAGAAAAAAGGATTGTACTCTAATAGAATGATCTTTCACCATTTCCTATCCATGAAGAAGTGTTTTTCACACAAATATGCTCCAACTGtttacctcccccccccccccccgcggtGCGCTTGGTGGATTTAACACAACTTGAGATTTGGAATGGAACAGTTTACCCAATCAATTGACACTGACCAAATCCAGCTGCAGAGTCCTCTGTAAGTTTCAGAGTAACAGGGAATCCACATGCAACCAACATTTAAAGACTTCTCAAATGTGTAAAACTTATGTGGTTTGAGCCAGGGTCCACAAACAAATCAACCAGTAATGTTGCCTCTTGACATTTGTAGGTTCAGTTGTCCTACGTCAGTTCCTAGCTGAGTCTATGTCCACTCCATATTAATTTATGGAATACttgcttgggatttttttttttaaatacaagATCTAAGAATTTCTGGTAATTAGACAGTACTAAATTCTCCTGTATCTACTATTAATTTATTGAAACCCCTGCGGGTTTGTAATTCTACATGTAAATTTAATTACCACTTCGCAAGAATAACAAAGCTGGAGCACTTGGAAGGAAAAcaatccaaaatggaagaaatggagctTTCCATTCACTCTAATGCACTGGAACTGTAATAAGTTAACAATGGATTTCATATCCCTTTGACAAGGTTTGTTACTTTCCATTGTTGTCATGTAATGTATGCTGCAAAAAATTGTGCATGATGTGGAGGTGTAAAATTGAGCTCTTCCAATTTATTGCCTACTGCATTTGGTACATGAGCACCAGCTTTCATCCACAGGAAAAACATCagaagcattaaaaaaaaaaccactgcAGAAGAAAACAGCATGCTTGTACTAGTAATATAAAAAAAGATCAAAGCACTCAGCTAGAATACCTCTGTGTAATGACAGGAGTATTTTTAGGATTTCTCATCCCCAACAGCCAGCCACTCTCATTAACAATAACTGAGTTTTCTACCCTGTCTATCTATCTATTAATGAAATAGAGATTTCGACATCAAGAATGAAAAAGCTAGAATTTATAAGACCATAAGCATGTCATTCAAACTACTCTTTCAGATTAAGATAATCACAGTAGCCATcaaagaatagaaaacaaaaataaaagcaaagctGTCATTCAAACTACTCTTTCAGATTAAATATCAAATTTCAGAATAGTACATCAAGTTTTCTTAAATTTTCATAAAGATTATACCACAATTTGCATTTCACTGATAAAGTAGATGCTTCCAACATTTCTTTTACAAGTGTGCTTCCAGGCAAAGAAAATAATTTATTGATGAATCCCTTCTTTTCAGAAATTTCAagaaagatgcatagaaaattaAGCTGTGCAAAACATGAACCACACCTAACACAATCAGGTTACCAATATTTCTCATAATCAGATAATTGTAGTAGAACAACCAATATTTCCTTGTAATCAGATCATTGTAGTAGAACACCATTTCCCTGTTTGTACGCAGGCCGGCAggggataaaaccatggttaaTAGTTGACAGTAAGTTTCTCCAACTGAATTGTTAAAGATTACAGTAGTTAGTATATCCACCAAGCCAACAACCAAGCCATCCAACATCACTGGCTGCTTGCCGACAGGTAGACAGTAAATAATACCATAATAAAATCATGGGCAATAGCCCTCCACTCCAATAACAGAAAGTCTAGAAATTGGTTAATATCACCCGCTCAGTATGCAAATAACCTTTATAGATAATCTAAAAACCAGCCATATCGATCATCAAAGCAGAAATCTTTAATATATCTG is a window encoding:
- the LOC122665942 gene encoding uncharacterized protein LOC122665942 codes for the protein MSDWFKAWDPIFSVDKKKAQDLFSLATFIIWYIWRARNDIIFKHHSWSPVEVIKAADKAFHEFNQVTKTPHNISPPMDIHPSNIQVPSHKWIPPFPWVKLNVDAVWNKVLRKGDIGNIIRDHSGLLLSAYSFGVHCDSTFIGEAIAIHSGLLLDIRGGFSNVLVESDCSCLINQLSSSEPEIAIDSIFHDIVHLQKSFVECSISYVPRSVNSVADSLARSALSVESPIVWPLTSPWLLYLCETKANVCNDSLIQ
- the LOC122664397 gene encoding uncharacterized protein At1g28695-like; its protein translation is MNTMDVPKDDLEAALEQASMGNKTVIIAMINKAYVEGDSPEKTMLDVFLEAFWVGEDTIPLLNHLLLVAVDQTAFDRCNFRRLHCYKLVTNGVDFSGEGLYMSDIFVKMMWTRVLFLGDVLRHGYSFIFTDTDVMWLRNPFKRLNLDEGMDFQFSSDGFNGDTWSQENHVNTGFYFVRPNNKTIALFDSWYNKKNNSRGMNEQYVLEKMKNEGVFKQLGLKVMFMDILYFSGFCIDSRDFNVVITVHANCCRGVKAKVTDMTVALQDWKKFKSSSDRSMTFHWSNHSACINSWHV
- the LOC122664395 gene encoding pentatricopeptide repeat-containing protein At4g17616, producing MKMTLTMIRVLLMHHCFSKNSSLGACFVSVIGHSVARSTFAGESSLNPKFPEFLVSSISHKLSPTPRFQQFSAATEPHRILWKGSSNALLLDKLQTALKDHRVDEAWEAFNDFKGLYGFPKYSLVNQLVIELSYSSDSHWLRKAYDLVLLIVNEKPDLLHHDFLTRLALSLVRAQMPIPASTILRLIMEKYKLLSMDLWKTIFIHMVKTDVGTCIASNILAEICECFLHRKVDHNVKSFKCSSLMKPDTMIFNLVLDACVRFRSMLKAQQVIELMPQVGAVADAHSIVIIAQIHEMNGQKDELKKFRHLVDGVSVPLLHHYRQFYDSLLSLHFKFDDIDAASGLVLDLSRHPRSSHRKDLQKPCVVSIGSGNPRMGLRMQVEPELLQKNFVCGVDSQPELVNFMDGRLVLSNKALAKLIIGFKRDGKVGELSVLLVNIQTELGLSQEAGLSSEVINACVQLGWLETAHDILDDMEQAGKPVGSVTYFSLLRSYCREDMLKEGKGLVRQMRKAGLLTDLPDEEVISTCLPEESGMYLFDFKPASLVEKSGLAESLTRELRKEEKATFSLVYKIDSSIYFFCKAKMMEDALKAYRRMQERNLQPTVHTFFNLINGYSSLGMYREITILWGDIRRRLHSGDLEVNRDLQELLLWNFIRGGYFERLMEVISYMIQHGMYIDKWKYKREFLKFHKGLYRNLKASKAKTEAQIKRLEHVSAFRKWAGID